The following coding sequences are from one Cryptococcus deuterogattii R265 chromosome 1, complete sequence window:
- a CDS encoding bud site selection protein 20 — translation MGRLRRSRTHHARRDVHRAARTRARVKDLDQIETDLRPQNRSRLEKQPIDEDKPGLGQHYCVECSKYCETAIALQSHLKSKVHKRRLKELKEGAYTVGESERAAGLGTDNKQRGVEDVIKRFDGISSGAASSSTVARTEA, via the exons ATGGGTAGATTAAGACGTTCCAG GACCCACCACGCCCGTCGAGACGTGCACCGTGCCGCTCGAACCCGTGCCCGAGTAAAGGATCTCGACCAAATCGAAACAGACCTGCGTCCCCAGAATAGAAGTAGGCTTGAGAAACAGCCTATCGACGAGGACAAGCCAGGATTGGGTCAACAC TACTGCGTCGAATGCTCTAAATATTGTGAGACAGCTATCGCCCTCCAGTCACACTTGAAAAGCAAGGTTCACAA GCGCCGACTGAAGGAGCTCAAAGAGGGTGCTTACACCGTTGGCGAGTCTGAGCGAGCTGCTGGCTTGGGAACCGACAACAAACAGCGTGGCGTAGAGGATGTCATCAAGCGCTTTGATGGAATAAGCAGCGGCGCTGCTAGTTCTTCAACTGTTGCTCGAACTGAAGCATAA